Proteins from a genomic interval of Cygnus olor isolate bCygOlo1 chromosome 9, bCygOlo1.pri.v2, whole genome shotgun sequence:
- the EIF2B5 gene encoding translation initiation factor eIF-2B subunit epsilon: MAARGAARRGAGAGPGRGPDPQEEPPPPLQAVLVADSFNRRFFPISKDRPRALLPMANVAMIDYTLEFLTATGVEETFVFCCWKSAEIKEHLQKSKWCRHTSPNTVRFVTSDLYRSLGDVLRDVDAKSLVRSDFILVTGDVVSNFNISAALEEHKLRRKMEKNVSVMTMIFKESSPGHHARCKEDDIVIAMDSATNRVLHYQRTQGLKRFRFPMSLFQNSIENVEVRHDLLDCHISICSPQVAELFTDNFDYQTRDDFVRGLLVNEEVLGNQIHMHVTTEEYGAHICNLLMYEAVCSDIIRRWVYPLTPEMNFTDDENQSYTHSKHNIYRGVDVSLGHGSVLEENVLIGQGTVVGSNCSITNSVIGQNCKIGDKVVLDGAFLWDNVQIADNVEIFHSVVCDNAEVKEKVKLKPRCVLSSQVVVGPGITLSEGTVISLHPPDEEEEDDDQFSDDSGVNKEENKVKLKGYNKKDVGSEGKGYLWKADDKNEEDEEEQRQSLWGPAVHSEGESESDSDLSVGSEEPDSRAASPQLDDIKVFQNEVLGTLQRGEEENISCDNLVLEINSLKYAYNIGLKEMMQVLSKVILEFPLQQLDANLDSQNYFSALLPLLKNWTPLFKNYIKRASDHLNALFAIEEFFLEHDSLCTSIAKVLMTFYQLEILEEDVILNWFSLRDTSDKGKQLRKNQRLQKFIQWLEEAEEESSDGDQD, from the exons ATGGCGGCCCGCGGCGCTGCCAGGCGCGGGGCcggagcggggcccggccgcggccccgaCCCGCAGGAGGagcccccgccgccgctgcAGGCCGTGCTGGTGGCCGACAGCTTCAACCGGCGCTTCTTCCCCATCTCCAAGGACCGGCCGCGG GCTCTTTTACCTATGGCAAACGTGGCCATGATTGACTACACCTTGGAGTTCCTAACAGCGACTGGAGTGGAAGaaacctttgttttctgctgttggaAGTCAGCCGAGATAAAAGAGCATTTACA AAAATCCAAGTGGTGCCGGCACACCTCTCCCAACACGGTGCGCTTTGTGACTTCCGACCTGTACCGCTCCCTTGGGGACGTGCTGAGGGATGTTGATGCCAAGTCCCTCGTTCGCTCTGACTTCATTCTGGTCACTGGGGACGTGGTGTCCAACTTCAATATATCCGCAGCCTTGGAAGAGCACAA GTTGCGTCGTAAGATGGAAAAGAACGTTTCTGTGATGACGATGATTTTCAAGGAGTCCTCACCTGGTCACCACGCCAGGTGCAAGGAGGATGACATTGTTATCGCTATGGACAGTGCCACAAACCGCGTCCTTCACTATCAGAGAACCCAGGGGCTGAAACGCTTCCGCTTTCCTATG agTCTGTTTCAGAACTCTATTGAGAACGTGGAGGTGCGTCATGACTTGCTGGATTGTCATATCAGCATCTGCTCTCCACAG GTGGCTGAGCTTTTTACAGACAATTTTGACTACCAGACGCGGGATGACTTTGTGCGTGGTCTGTTAGTGAATGAGGAG GTCCTGGGGAACCAGATCCACATGCATGTAACGACAGAAGAGTATGGCGCCCACATATGCAACCTGCTAATGTATGAAGCTGTGTGCTCTGACATCATCAGACGCTGGGTTTATCCTTTGACTCCGGAGATGAACTTCACTGATGACGAGAATCAGAGTTACACCCATTCTAAACACAACATTTACCGGGGGGTGGATGTTAGCCTTGGTCACGGCAGCGTGCTGGAAGAGAACGTGCTCATTGGGCAGGGAACCGTCGTCGGCAGCAACTGCTCCATAACGAACAGTGTTATAGGGCAGAACTGTAAGATAG GTGATAAAGTCGTTTTGGACGGAGCTTTTCTCTGGGACAATGTACAGATAGCAGATAACGTGGAGATCTTCCATTCTGTTGTCTGTGATAATGCTGAAGTGAAGGAGAAAGTAAAGCTAAAGCCCCGCTGTGTCCTCTCCTCTCAG GTAGTAGTAGGTCCTGGCATCACTCTTTCTGAGGGCACAGTGATCTCTCTGCACCCACcagatgaggaggaagaggatgacGACCAGTTCAGTGATGATTCTGGCGTGAATAAGGAGGAGAATAAAGTCAAACTGAAAG gtTACAACAAAAAGGATGTAGGCTCAGAAGGCAAAGGCTATCTTTGGAAAGCAGATGACAAGAAtgaagaggatgaagaagagCAGAGACAGAGTCTATGGG GCCCAGCTGTGCATTCAGAAGGAGAGAGTGAGTCAGACAGTGACCTGAGCGTGGGCTCCGAGGAGCCAGACAGTCGGGCAGCATCCCCTCAGCTAGATGACATCAAAG TTTTCCAGAATGAGGTTCTGGGTACGTTACAGAGGGgtgaagaggaaaacatttcttgtgACAACCTGGTCCTGGAAATCAACTCTCTCAA ATATGCATATAACATCGGCCTGAAGGAGATGATGCAGGTGCTCAGTAAAGTGATTCTGGAGTTCCcgctgcagcagctggatgcAAACCTGGACTCCCAGAACTATTTCTCAGCATTACTTCCT ctgctgaagaacTGGACCCCGTTGTTTAAGAACTACATAAAACGTGCGTCAGATCACTTGAATGCCTTATTTGCCATTGAGGAATTCTTCCTGGAACATGACAGTCTTTGCACATCAATAGCTAAA GTGTTGATGACGTTTTACCAGCTGGAAATTCTGGAAGAAGATGTAATTCTCAACTGGTTCTCTCTGCGGGACACATCTGACAAGGGAAAGCAGCTTCGTAAAAACCAGAGG ctccagaaGTTTATCCagtggctggaggaggcagaagaagaGTCGTCTGACGGCGACCAAGACTGA